Proteins co-encoded in one Streptococcus pyogenes genomic window:
- the prfA gene encoding peptide chain release factor 1, with product MNIYDQLQAVEDRYEELGELLSDPDVVSDTKRFMELSREEANTRETVTAYREYKQVIQTISDAEEMIKDASGDPELEEMAKEELKESKAAKEEYEEKLKILLLPKDPNDDKNIILEIRGAAGGDEAALFAGDLLTMYQKYAETQGWRFEVMESSVNGVGGIKEVVAMVSGQSVYSKLKYESGAHRVQRVPVTESQGRVHTSTATVLVMPEVEEVEYDIDPKDLRVDIYHASGAGGQNVNKVATAVRMVHIPTGIKVEMQEERTQQKNRDKAMKIIRARVADHFAQIAQDEQDAERKSTVGTGDRSERIRTYNFPQNRVTDHRIGLTLQKLDTILSGKMDEVIDALVMYDQTKKLESLNN from the coding sequence ATGAATATTTATGATCAATTGCAGGCAGTTGAAGATCGTTATGAAGAGTTAGGTGAGTTACTTAGTGATCCAGATGTTGTTTCAGATACAAAGCGATTTATGGAATTATCACGTGAAGAAGCTAATACTCGAGAAACTGTCACAGCTTATAGAGAATATAAGCAAGTCATTCAAACCATTTCAGATGCTGAAGAAATGATCAAAGATGCCAGTGGTGATCCTGAATTAGAAGAAATGGCTAAAGAAGAACTTAAAGAATCAAAAGCAGCTAAAGAAGAGTATGAAGAAAAATTAAAAATCCTTCTATTACCTAAAGATCCTAACGATGATAAAAACATTATTTTAGAAATTCGTGGTGCTGCTGGTGGCGATGAAGCAGCGCTTTTTGCTGGTGATCTTTTAACAATGTATCAAAAATATGCTGAAACTCAAGGATGGCGTTTTGAAGTTATGGAATCATCCGTTAATGGTGTTGGTGGTATTAAAGAAGTGGTTGCCATGGTTTCTGGTCAGTCAGTTTATTCTAAGCTTAAATATGAATCAGGAGCTCATCGTGTTCAACGTGTCCCAGTGACAGAGAGTCAGGGTCGTGTTCATACTTCAACTGCAACTGTTTTGGTAATGCCAGAAGTTGAAGAAGTAGAATACGACATTGATCCTAAAGACCTTCGCGTCGATATTTACCACGCGTCTGGTGCTGGTGGTCAGAATGTCAATAAAGTTGCTACTGCAGTTCGTATGGTACACATTCCTACAGGAATCAAAGTTGAAATGCAAGAAGAGCGTACTCAGCAAAAAAACCGTGATAAAGCGATGAAAATCATTCGTGCTCGTGTTGCTGACCATTTTGCGCAAATTGCTCAAGATGAACAAGATGCTGAACGTAAATCAACAGTTGGTACTGGTGATCGTTCAGAACGTATTCGTACTTATAATTTCCCGCAAAATCGTGTAACAGATCATCGTATTGGTTTGACACTTCAAAAATTAGATACTATTTTATCTGGAAAAATGGATGAAGTTATTGATGCACTCGTTATGTATGATCAGACAAAGAAATTAGAATCTCTCAATAACTAA